The following proteins are encoded in a genomic region of Sulfurovum indicum:
- a CDS encoding sulfite:cytochrome C oxidoreductase subunit B, producing the protein MKKIILTTFTAMIPLMAQVKEKVEVPYVAFPIKMGEGFNAVQANCLMCHSFGYIINQGKQSRKFWRGKVDKMIVHFKAPISDKDAKIVTDYLFEHYGNGKEQ; encoded by the coding sequence ATGAAGAAAATTATTTTAACTACTTTTACAGCCATGATACCGTTAATGGCACAGGTCAAGGAGAAAGTCGAGGTTCCCTATGTTGCCTTTCCTATCAAGATGGGAGAAGGTTTTAATGCCGTTCAGGCAAACTGTCTGATGTGTCACTCATTTGGATACATCATCAACCAGGGAAAACAATCCAGAAAATTCTGGAGAGGGAAAGTAGACAAGATGATCGTCCATTTCAAAGCACCCATCTCAGACAAAGATGCCAAGATCGTGACAGACTATCTCTTTGAACACTACGGGAACGGAAAAGAGCAATAA
- a CDS encoding molybdopterin-dependent oxidoreductase yields MERRDFFKKAAVTAGAAALGTSTLEAGLTHQPIDNREISKFAFPEKRPLITFSDRPPLLETPRDVFTSALTPNDQFFVRWHMPDIPTHIDPEKFTVNVNGLVEHELKISLNELKTQYEQVEVTAVLQCGGNSRSAFTPTAGGIQWGNGAMGCATWKGVRLSDILDKAGLKKGAEWIGFNGSEKAAYYETPEFIRELRLDELDDHVILAYEMNGEDLPYLNGYPLRLVIPGSYSDSWVKMLSNITVTDKYKKLFFMDVAYRVPDNECECETPQKRFPKTKPINKMNVKSVIGYPTPDSIINHKSHVVVRGVAWDDGHGIQDVFISIDGGKTWDKAILDSGKLGRYAYRAFRYPFKPMGYGKLTIMAKAVNKIGQEQPFAEDVKWNHGGYKFNGIDKVTVEVI; encoded by the coding sequence ATGGAAAGAAGAGATTTTTTCAAGAAAGCTGCAGTAACCGCCGGTGCAGCAGCTTTAGGCACTTCAACACTTGAGGCAGGGCTAACACACCAACCTATAGACAACAGAGAGATATCAAAGTTCGCTTTCCCCGAAAAACGTCCACTGATCACTTTCTCGGACAGACCACCGCTGCTGGAGACACCAAGAGATGTTTTTACCTCTGCATTAACCCCCAATGATCAATTCTTCGTTCGTTGGCACATGCCGGATATCCCGACACATATCGATCCTGAGAAGTTCACAGTCAATGTAAACGGTCTTGTTGAACATGAGCTAAAGATCTCCCTGAATGAACTTAAAACACAGTATGAACAGGTAGAGGTAACAGCCGTACTGCAGTGTGGCGGTAACAGCCGTTCCGCATTCACTCCGACAGCAGGAGGGATACAATGGGGTAACGGTGCAATGGGATGTGCCACATGGAAAGGGGTACGTCTCAGTGATATCCTCGACAAAGCCGGTCTGAAAAAAGGTGCAGAATGGATCGGGTTTAACGGCAGCGAGAAAGCTGCATACTATGAAACACCGGAGTTTATCCGTGAGCTGCGTCTTGATGAACTTGATGACCACGTGATCCTTGCCTATGAGATGAACGGAGAAGACCTGCCTTACCTGAACGGTTATCCGCTCAGACTGGTAATTCCCGGCTCATACTCGGACTCATGGGTAAAAATGCTCTCCAACATCACAGTAACAGACAAGTACAAAAAACTATTCTTCATGGATGTTGCCTACCGTGTACCTGATAATGAATGTGAGTGTGAAACACCACAAAAGAGATTCCCAAAAACCAAGCCTATCAATAAAATGAATGTCAAATCAGTCATAGGCTACCCTACACCAGACTCTATCATCAACCATAAGTCACATGTGGTCGTACGCGGTGTTGCTTGGGATGACGGGCACGGTATCCAGGATGTATTTATCTCCATTGATGGCGGTAAAACCTGGGACAAAGCGATCCTCGATAGCGGGAAACTGGGACGTTATGCTTACAGAGCTTTCAGATATCCGTTCAAACCAATGGGATACGGAAAACTCACCATCATGGCAAAAGCAGTCAATAAGATCGGACAAGAGCAGCCATTTGCCGAAGATGTCAAATGGAACCACGGCGGATACAAATTCAACGGTATTGACAAAGTTACCGTTGAAGTCATATAA
- a CDS encoding class I SAM-dependent methyltransferase has protein sequence MAQKDKERWDAKHSRDEMPCTPIELVTNYASLAPGRQALDIACGNGRHSRYLVSLGFEVDALDISSVAIERLQGLAGIHAKEVDFDTYQLPKEKYDLIIKAYFLQRRLFSQMIDALTPGGIIILETFLHHTDNEREPSNPAFRLNEGELEAAFDDKCELLHISEYWSTDHMGYKTMKAAMVAKKKSGGMTDEDFWS, from the coding sequence ATGGCACAAAAAGACAAAGAGCGCTGGGATGCAAAACACAGCAGGGATGAAATGCCCTGTACCCCTATAGAGCTCGTAACCAACTATGCATCTCTTGCACCGGGCAGACAGGCACTGGATATAGCCTGCGGTAACGGACGGCACAGCAGATATCTTGTCTCCCTGGGCTTTGAGGTCGATGCACTTGACATCTCTTCTGTTGCCATTGAAAGACTGCAGGGGTTGGCGGGTATTCATGCCAAAGAGGTGGATTTTGACACATATCAACTTCCCAAAGAGAAATACGATCTCATTATCAAGGCATATTTTCTGCAGCGCAGACTCTTCTCCCAAATGATCGATGCACTTACCCCTGGAGGTATCATCATCCTGGAGACTTTCCTCCATCATACCGATAATGAACGTGAACCCTCAAACCCGGCCTTCAGACTTAATGAGGGTGAACTTGAAGCCGCATTTGACGACAAGTGTGAGCTGCTGCATATCAGCGAATACTGGAGTACCGATCATATGGGATATAAAACCATGAAGGCTGCTATGGTAGCAAAAAAGAAAAGCGGCGGCATGACAGATGAGGATTTCTGGTCTTGA
- a CDS encoding HIT family protein: protein MSLLYENENIRIETEESEVPWLKIFTRYPYREMSDVPAEIKLEIYDLLDIIEREMISCYAPEKINIASFGNYLPHVHWHIMARFKEDSFFPEPMWGRKQRDANLDLPSFEAFCRQVVKKISYIERKL, encoded by the coding sequence ATGTCGCTTCTCTATGAAAATGAAAACATCCGCATTGAGACTGAAGAGAGTGAAGTACCATGGCTTAAGATCTTTACCCGGTATCCTTACAGAGAAATGAGTGATGTTCCTGCCGAGATCAAACTTGAGATATACGATCTTTTGGACATTATTGAAAGAGAGATGATCTCCTGCTATGCTCCTGAAAAGATCAACATAGCCTCCTTTGGAAACTATCTGCCGCATGTACACTGGCACATCATGGCACGTTTTAAAGAAGACAGTTTCTTTCCTGAACCGATGTGGGGAAGAAAACAGCGTGATGCAAACCTTGACCTTCCTTCATTTGAAGCATTCTGCAGACAAGTAGTTAAGAAGATATCCTATATTGAGAGGAAATTATAA
- a CDS encoding TrmH family RNA methyltransferase: protein MLYEARIRRIDMVLCKKQPDLQLFCDDVHSSQNLSAITRSCDGAGVLYLYYATKDNKAVRVHKSITQGAHRWVERERIDTEKKFSFLKQKKDEGYQIFVTHLDENAVSFREVDYTRPTLIIVGNEKEGVSPQVAAMADRSIVIPMQGMVQSLNVSVATALVLYEAQRQREEAGLYDTPQLLLEQRERLKASWLYRDTIVRRSKGTIVQPG from the coding sequence ATGTTATATGAAGCACGTATCAGACGGATCGATATGGTCCTTTGTAAAAAACAGCCCGATCTGCAGCTATTCTGTGATGATGTCCACAGTTCACAAAACCTCTCTGCCATTACACGAAGCTGTGACGGGGCGGGAGTATTGTATCTGTACTATGCGACCAAAGACAACAAAGCTGTCAGGGTACACAAGAGTATCACACAGGGAGCACACCGATGGGTGGAGCGTGAACGTATTGATACAGAGAAGAAGTTTTCGTTCTTAAAACAAAAAAAGGATGAAGGGTATCAGATATTTGTAACCCATCTGGACGAGAATGCTGTTTCGTTTAGAGAGGTAGACTATACCAGGCCCACACTCATTATCGTGGGGAATGAGAAAGAGGGGGTAAGCCCACAGGTTGCTGCTATGGCAGACAGGAGCATAGTCATTCCCATGCAGGGAATGGTACAGAGTCTCAATGTATCCGTAGCAACGGCACTGGTGTTGTACGAAGCACAGCGGCAGAGGGAAGAAGCCGGGCTCTATGATACGCCGCAGCTTCTACTTGAACAGAGAGAAAGGCTAAAGGCCTCATGGCTCTATCGGGATACGATCGTACGCAGAAGCAAGGGAACGATAGTTCAACCCGGATGA
- a CDS encoding HD domain-containing phosphohydrolase, whose product MSILKQLKTISSNISILYVEDDQTLLESLSTYLKLIFDHVDTAEDGKSGLEKFNQNKYDIVITDIQMPNMNGLEMIEAIREKDADQEILITTAFSEVPYLIKAIELDVNGYIIKPINFDKINTTLYKVVSRINMLHENERYKTKLEEMVKQRTAENLILQKEKIDNYEKTLLSLVELVEKRDTYTGGHSLRVAKYSRLIAEHMNYSKEECDLIYSAGILHDIGKIETPDAVLLNPGKLDELQFSIIKEHVTTGTKMLSKIPMYKEHSKIIAQHHERYDGKGYPNGLKGDEIIPLARIMIIADAFDAMTTNRIYKPKMSLSSALEELDRFSGIQFHPEVVKVAIEVFKDLTLEENIIQLPATEMEKKKFAFYFEDQLTCTYNKTYLDLFLIQNKNTKKAKFINVLFIHNYGIYNDKYGWDKGDLLLKSVANLLRKHYKESFIFRLHGDDFAIVTNKKVSIDLSIFKDLVSKSNNLIRLEYKELNIKKEQIGSLLDLEKLLLVDKINI is encoded by the coding sequence ATGTCAATACTTAAACAATTAAAAACAATTAGTTCAAATATTTCTATTTTATATGTAGAGGATGATCAAACGCTTCTTGAGAGTTTGTCTACCTATTTGAAGCTTATATTTGACCATGTGGATACAGCAGAAGACGGGAAAAGTGGTTTAGAAAAATTTAATCAAAACAAGTATGATATAGTGATAACCGATATTCAAATGCCAAATATGAACGGCTTGGAGATGATAGAAGCGATAAGGGAGAAAGATGCAGATCAGGAGATCCTGATAACAACAGCATTTTCAGAAGTTCCCTATCTCATAAAAGCTATCGAATTGGACGTAAACGGCTATATTATAAAACCAATAAACTTCGATAAGATAAACACCACTCTCTACAAAGTGGTAAGTCGCATTAATATGCTGCATGAAAATGAACGGTATAAAACAAAACTTGAGGAGATGGTTAAGCAAAGAACTGCCGAAAATCTTATACTTCAGAAAGAAAAAATAGATAATTATGAAAAAACGCTCCTCTCATTAGTAGAGTTAGTTGAAAAGAGAGATACATATACGGGTGGTCACTCTCTAAGGGTAGCAAAGTATTCCCGGCTCATAGCAGAGCATATGAACTACTCAAAAGAGGAGTGTGATCTTATCTACAGTGCAGGTATCTTGCACGATATTGGCAAAATAGAAACTCCGGATGCTGTATTGTTAAATCCAGGGAAACTGGATGAGCTTCAATTTTCTATTATCAAAGAGCATGTGACCACCGGAACAAAAATGCTTAGCAAGATCCCTATGTACAAAGAACATTCAAAGATCATAGCACAACATCATGAACGATATGACGGGAAAGGTTATCCAAATGGTCTAAAAGGGGATGAAATTATACCGTTGGCTCGTATTATGATCATAGCTGATGCCTTTGATGCCATGACGACCAATCGTATCTATAAACCAAAAATGAGCCTTTCAAGTGCGCTTGAAGAGTTAGATAGGTTTTCCGGTATTCAGTTTCATCCCGAAGTTGTAAAAGTCGCTATTGAAGTCTTCAAAGACTTGACGTTAGAAGAAAATATTATTCAACTTCCTGCAACAGAAATGGAGAAGAAAAAATTTGCTTTCTATTTTGAAGACCAGCTCACTTGTACTTACAATAAAACCTATCTGGATCTATTTTTAATTCAAAATAAAAACACTAAAAAAGCAAAATTCATCAATGTGCTTTTTATTCATAATTATGGAATTTATAATGATAAATACGGATGGGACAAGGGAGATCTACTTTTAAAATCAGTGGCTAACTTGCTCCGTAAACATTATAAAGAGAGTTTTATTTTCAGATTACACGGAGATGACTTTGCTATCGTGACAAACAAGAAGGTATCGATAGATCTTTCCATCTTTAAAGATTTAGTATCAAAGTCAAATAACCTGATAAGACTGGAATATAAAGAGCTGAATATTAAAAAAGAGCAGATCGGCTCATTATTGGACTTGGAAAAGCTATTATTGGTAGATAAGATAAATATTTAA
- a CDS encoding exodeoxyribonuclease III, translating into MKKLTFISWNVNGIRAVAKKEALKWIDETEVDFLGLQEIKAEADQIPETIFDRQFKFQSINASSKKGQSGVALFTDIKGEAYACDHVDILDEGRINEYHFGNIAFFNVYFPNGQSSEERLAYKLSFYERFLEHINTLRDEGKSIIVCGDVNTAHKPIDLARPKANEGTSGFLPIERAWMDKLIANGYVDTFRHLHGDIPDRYSWWSYRAGARGRNVGWRIDYFFVSEDLKERIVEAEILDDIMGSDHCPVKLVLEI; encoded by the coding sequence ATGAAAAAACTCACTTTTATCTCATGGAATGTGAATGGGATCAGAGCTGTTGCCAAAAAAGAGGCACTGAAATGGATCGATGAAACAGAAGTTGATTTTCTTGGTCTGCAGGAGATAAAAGCAGAAGCAGACCAGATACCTGAAACGATCTTTGATCGTCAATTTAAATTTCAGAGTATCAATGCTTCCTCAAAAAAAGGGCAGTCAGGTGTAGCACTCTTTACCGATATTAAAGGTGAAGCTTATGCCTGTGATCATGTTGATATTCTTGATGAAGGGCGCATCAATGAGTATCACTTCGGGAATATCGCTTTTTTCAATGTCTATTTTCCAAATGGCCAGAGCAGTGAAGAGCGTCTTGCTTACAAGCTCTCTTTTTATGAGAGATTTCTCGAACACATCAATACCCTCAGAGATGAAGGAAAATCTATTATTGTCTGTGGAGATGTCAATACAGCCCACAAGCCTATAGACCTTGCCAGACCCAAAGCCAATGAGGGTACTTCCGGATTTCTTCCCATAGAGCGTGCATGGATGGACAAACTGATAGCCAACGGCTATGTCGATACCTTCCGCCATCTGCATGGTGACATACCGGATAGATACAGCTGGTGGAGCTACAGGGCAGGGGCGCGAGGACGGAACGTTGGCTGGAGGATAGATTATTTCTTTGTCTCAGAAGATCTAAAAGAGAGGATCGTTGAAGCTGAGATACTGGATGATATCATGGGAAGTGACCATTGCCCGGTGAAACTGGTACTGGAAATATAG
- a CDS encoding Sua5/YciO/YrdC/YwlC family protein — MSNKVGREVLKELVFLTQTDTTIGFVSQDPDRLTAVKQRPSHKYYIKAVNSLHTLKTFTRVPSCHKKRVRRANKTTYVMPNRDSYRVVKEKHHLLLLNRLKWAYTTSANLSGHSYDETFAKEAADVIIEPLKKANTPSSIFKLGKNQIKRIR, encoded by the coding sequence ATGAGCAACAAAGTGGGAAGAGAAGTACTGAAAGAGCTTGTCTTTCTCACGCAGACCGATACTACCATCGGCTTTGTCTCTCAAGATCCGGATAGACTGACTGCTGTCAAACAGCGCCCCTCTCACAAATATTACATCAAAGCTGTCAACAGTCTTCATACACTTAAAACATTTACCCGTGTCCCATCCTGCCATAAAAAAAGAGTCAGAAGAGCAAATAAAACAACCTATGTTATGCCAAACAGAGACTCTTACCGTGTAGTAAAAGAGAAACACCATCTTTTACTTCTGAATCGTCTTAAATGGGCCTATACGACCTCGGCAAACCTTAGCGGTCACTCTTATGACGAGACCTTTGCAAAAGAGGCGGCTGATGTCATTATTGAACCGCTCAAAAAGGCAAATACCCCCTCCTCTATTTTTAAACTGGGGAAAAACCAAATAAAAAGGATACGCTGA
- a CDS encoding YwbE family protein — MNPDKDGRKRTNIRYGLNVGVVLKEDQPTGYITYGKVQKILTSSPAHPHGIKVRLNTGEVGRVKEIL, encoded by the coding sequence ATGAACCCAGATAAAGATGGCAGAAAACGTACCAATATCCGCTACGGGTTGAATGTGGGTGTCGTTTTAAAAGAAGATCAGCCCACGGGGTACATCACTTACGGCAAAGTACAAAAGATCCTCACCAGCTCTCCTGCCCACCCGCATGGTATCAAAGTACGTTTGAATACCGGAGAGGTCGGACGTGTAAAAGAGATACTGTGA
- a CDS encoding class I SAM-dependent methyltransferase → MAEQDRIKWNRKYQEQPTLLETRPPSPLLEKFFSHAPGHQAIDLACGSGRHTLFLAQNGFHVDAVDISSVALERLKQRTKDLNVTLHEVDLENFTPEKDKYDLAVMTNYLDRELIGRTAKILKPHALFVLETYMEHPENEKKDSNPDFLLQEKELLKLFSNDFTVLAYEELWNETHELYKMRKQSIVVQKN, encoded by the coding sequence ATGGCTGAACAAGACCGCATAAAATGGAACAGAAAATATCAGGAGCAGCCAACTCTGCTGGAAACACGTCCTCCCAGTCCTCTACTGGAGAAGTTTTTCAGCCATGCACCGGGCCATCAGGCGATCGACCTTGCCTGTGGTAGCGGAAGGCATACCCTCTTTTTGGCACAGAACGGTTTTCATGTTGATGCTGTCGATATCTCTTCCGTTGCACTGGAGAGATTGAAACAGAGAACAAAAGATCTTAACGTCACACTTCATGAGGTCGATCTTGAAAACTTTACTCCTGAAAAAGACAAATATGATCTTGCCGTCATGACAAACTATCTTGACAGAGAACTTATTGGCCGTACTGCAAAAATACTCAAACCGCATGCACTTTTTGTTCTGGAAACCTACATGGAGCATCCGGAAAATGAGAAAAAAGACTCAAATCCGGATTTTCTGCTGCAGGAAAAAGAACTTTTGAAACTTTTTAGTAACGACTTTACCGTTCTTGCATACGAAGAACTCTGGAATGAAACTCATGAACTTTACAAGATGCGTAAACAGTCTATTGTTGTTCAAAAGAACTAA
- a CDS encoding YaiI/YqxD family protein — MTLFIDGDAFPNLLKPILLRSIERLSLSTIVIANKKINIGRSVYIEYITVDHGADEADHHIVALCQRGDLVITADIPLADRIISKDAHAIDHRGELYSKENIKQYLAMRNLMESIRESGEMTGGPKPFGQKDAHAFANQFNAFLAKYYR, encoded by the coding sequence GTGACGCTCTTCATAGATGGTGACGCTTTCCCAAACCTGCTTAAACCGATTTTGCTGAGAAGTATTGAACGTCTTTCCCTCTCTACGATCGTGATTGCCAATAAAAAGATCAACATTGGGAGATCAGTATATATTGAATATATCACTGTCGACCATGGAGCCGATGAAGCTGACCATCATATAGTAGCGCTCTGTCAGAGAGGAGACCTTGTTATTACTGCCGATATTCCTCTGGCAGACCGTATCATCAGCAAAGATGCCCATGCCATTGACCATAGAGGGGAACTCTACAGCAAAGAGAACATCAAACAGTATCTTGCAATGCGTAATTTAATGGAAAGCATACGCGAAAGCGGTGAAATGACAGGCGGTCCCAAACCGTTCGGACAGAAAGATGCCCATGCCTTTGCCAATCAGTTCAATGCTTTTTTGGCAAAGTATTACAGATAA
- the carB gene encoding carbamoyl-phosphate synthase large subunit, with the protein MPKREDIKTILLIGSGPIVIGQACEFDYSGTQAAKTLKELGYRVVLINSNPATIMTDPEFAHRTYIEPITEDVIKKIIEKENVDAILPTMGGQTALNVAMSMYEKGMLDGVEFLGANPAAIKKGEDRQEFKEAMIKIGMDLPISQYAYNMDEALDAAKKIGFPLIIRASYTLAGGGSGVAYNMDEFKEIVKGGLEASPISEILIEESLLGWKEYEMEVIRDREDNCIIVCSIENFDPMGVHTGDSITIAPALTLTDKEYQRMRDASFAILREVGVDTGGSNVQFSINPETGRMIVIEMNPRVSRSSALASKATGYPIAKVATLLAVGYTLDEITNDITGTPASFEPVIDYIVTKLPRFTFEKFPMADSTLTTAMKSVGEAMSMGRTFKESFQKALCSLETGLTGFNEIKCDSETLIREIRRPNAQRMLYVYEGLRRGMSVDAIFDLCKIDRWFLYQFEELVTQEKAMDIALLSDATRLREAKADGFSDAYIAEVINKKEGLNLTENDIYNAREKLGIALEYNEVDTCAAEFKALTPYLYSTTNITKLPQPAKTESDEKKVLVIGGGPNRIGQGIEFDYCCVHAAFALEDMGIKSIMYNCNPETVSTDYDTSDILYFEPIDFEHVRNVIEVEKPDGVIVHFGGQTPLKLAKNLTAIGAKISGTSAKVIDLAEDRELFSNFISDLGLKQPANGTAFAKDEAMAIANRIGYPVLIRPSFVLGGRGMRTVYNDAELREYLDEAVSVSNEAPVLIDKFLDNAIELDVDAISDGTDVYIGSVMQHIEEAGIHSGDSACSLPPVSISEALVEEVKEQTAKIALGLGVVGLLNIQYAIHKGEIYLIEVNPRASRTVPFVSKATGVPLAKVATRVMIRGDLKEALKYYDTFNVVNFDKKIMEPNLKGHVAVKEAVFPFNKLPGSDLILGPEMKSTGEVMGISENFGMSFAKSQFASKNNIPLEGKLFLSLTEVDKPQAGEIGKMFTDLGFEIVATSGTHAALEAAEVASTKVLKISEGRPNIDDMIKNEEIALAINTSDNKASKADAKMIRQSVLANNVAYFTTIAAARATALAIKELKAHDGCLDPKALQDYLS; encoded by the coding sequence ATGCCAAAACGCGAAGATATCAAAACCATTTTACTTATTGGATCAGGACCGATCGTTATCGGACAAGCCTGTGAATTCGACTACTCCGGAACACAAGCAGCCAAAACGCTCAAAGAGCTTGGCTACCGTGTTGTACTTATCAATTCAAACCCAGCTACGATCATGACCGATCCCGAGTTTGCCCACAGAACCTACATTGAGCCTATCACAGAAGATGTGATAAAGAAAATCATCGAGAAAGAGAATGTCGATGCCATCTTGCCGACAATGGGTGGACAGACAGCGCTCAATGTTGCTATGAGTATGTATGAGAAAGGAATGCTTGATGGTGTAGAATTCCTTGGTGCGAACCCTGCTGCCATCAAAAAGGGTGAGGACAGACAGGAGTTCAAAGAGGCGATGATCAAGATCGGTATGGACCTTCCCATCTCCCAATACGCCTACAATATGGATGAAGCGCTTGATGCAGCCAAAAAGATCGGTTTCCCGCTGATCATCCGTGCATCCTACACACTGGCCGGCGGAGGTTCAGGTGTAGCCTATAACATGGATGAATTCAAAGAGATCGTAAAAGGCGGACTTGAAGCTTCTCCTATCTCTGAGATCCTTATTGAAGAGTCGCTGCTTGGATGGAAAGAGTATGAGATGGAGGTCATCCGTGACCGCGAGGACAACTGTATCATTGTCTGTTCCATCGAGAACTTTGACCCCATGGGCGTACATACCGGCGACTCTATTACCATTGCACCTGCCCTTACCCTGACCGACAAAGAGTATCAGCGTATGCGTGATGCCTCTTTTGCCATCCTCAGAGAAGTCGGTGTCGATACCGGCGGATCGAATGTACAGTTCTCCATCAATCCGGAAACTGGACGTATGATCGTTATTGAGATGAACCCGAGAGTCAGCCGCTCTTCTGCATTGGCATCCAAAGCGACAGGATACCCTATTGCCAAAGTAGCAACTCTCCTGGCTGTAGGATACACACTTGACGAGATCACAAACGATATTACAGGAACGCCGGCATCATTTGAACCGGTCATCGACTACATCGTGACAAAACTTCCACGCTTTACTTTCGAAAAATTCCCAATGGCAGACTCCACTCTGACTACGGCTATGAAGTCAGTCGGTGAAGCAATGAGTATGGGAAGAACGTTCAAAGAGTCTTTCCAGAAAGCACTCTGTTCCCTTGAGACCGGACTCACCGGATTCAATGAGATCAAATGTGACAGTGAAACACTCATAAGAGAGATACGCCGTCCTAATGCGCAGCGTATGCTTTATGTCTATGAAGGTCTCAGACGCGGTATGAGCGTCGATGCGATCTTTGATCTTTGTAAGATCGACCGTTGGTTCCTCTATCAGTTTGAAGAGCTTGTTACACAGGAAAAAGCAATGGACATCGCCCTTCTCTCTGATGCAACACGTCTTAGAGAGGCAAAAGCAGATGGCTTCTCAGATGCCTATATAGCAGAAGTGATCAATAAGAAAGAGGGGCTGAACCTTACTGAAAACGATATTTACAATGCCAGAGAAAAACTGGGTATTGCATTGGAATACAATGAAGTGGATACCTGTGCAGCAGAGTTCAAGGCACTTACACCGTACCTCTACTCTACAACAAACATCACCAAGCTTCCGCAGCCTGCAAAGACAGAGTCTGATGAGAAAAAAGTCCTTGTTATCGGTGGTGGACCAAACCGTATCGGTCAAGGTATCGAGTTTGACTACTGTTGTGTCCATGCGGCATTCGCACTGGAAGATATGGGTATCAAATCTATCATGTACAACTGTAACCCTGAGACTGTCTCAACAGACTATGATACATCCGATATACTCTACTTCGAACCGATCGATTTTGAGCATGTCAGAAATGTGATCGAAGTTGAAAAGCCTGATGGTGTCATTGTTCACTTTGGAGGGCAGACACCGCTCAAACTGGCAAAGAACCTTACAGCTATCGGGGCAAAGATCTCCGGTACTTCAGCCAAAGTCATTGACCTTGCGGAAGACAGGGAACTGTTCTCGAACTTCATTAGTGATCTTGGGCTTAAACAGCCTGCAAACGGTACAGCTTTTGCCAAAGATGAAGCGATGGCCATTGCCAACCGGATCGGATACCCTGTACTGATACGTCCAAGCTTTGTTCTTGGCGGACGCGGCATGAGAACCGTCTATAACGATGCTGAACTGCGTGAATACCTGGATGAAGCGGTCAGTGTTTCCAATGAAGCACCGGTACTGATTGACAAATTCCTTGACAATGCCATCGAGCTTGATGTAGATGCTATCTCAGACGGTACAGATGTCTATATCGGTTCAGTCATGCAGCATATTGAAGAGGCGGGGATCCACTCCGGTGACTCTGCATGTTCATTGCCGCCGGTTTCCATTTCCGAAGCATTGGTCGAGGAGGTTAAAGAACAGACTGCGAAGATCGCACTTGGTCTTGGTGTGGTTGGACTGCTGAACATCCAGTATGCCATCCACAAAGGTGAGATATACCTGATCGAGGTGAACCCGAGAGCATCAAGAACCGTACCGTTCGTCTCCAAAGCAACCGGTGTACCTCTGGCAAAAGTAGCCACGCGTGTCATGATACGCGGAGACCTTAAAGAGGCACTCAAATACTACGATACCTTCAATGTAGTAAACTTCGACAAGAAAATCATGGAGCCGAATCTCAAAGGCCATGTTGCTGTAAAAGAGGCTGTATTCCCGTTCAACAAGCTTCCGGGATCAGACCTGATTCTTGGTCCAGAGATGAAATCAACCGGAGAGGTAATGGGAATATCAGAGAACTTTGGTATGAGTTTTGCCAAGTCCCAGTTCGCTTCCAAGAACAATATTCCGTTAGAGGGAAAACTCTTCCTCTCACTCACAGAGGTCGATAAACCGCAGGCCGGAGAGATTGGAAAAATGTTTACAGATCTCGGATTTGAGATCGTAGCAACATCCGGAACACATGCAGCACTTGAAGCAGCAGAAGTAGCATCGACCAAAGTGCTCAAGATCTCTGAAGGTCGTCCAAATATTGACGATATGATCAAAAATGAAGAGATCGCTTTGGCCATTAATACCAGTGACAACAAAGCAAGTAAGGCCGATGCAAAAATGATCCGTCAGTCGGTACTTGCAAACAATGTTGCCTATTTTACCACTATTGCAGCAGCACGTGCTACTGCACTGGCTATCAAAGAGTTAAAAGCACATGATGGATGTCTCGATCCCAAAGCTTTGCAAGACTACCTTTCGTAA